A genome region from Crossiella equi includes the following:
- a CDS encoding alpha/beta fold hydrolase, protein MDLSANTTQHPDADIEALRVHLGVQRWLVWGGSWGVTLGLAYAQAHPERVTGLVLSGGDQR, encoded by the coding sequence GTGGACCTGTCGGCGAACACCACCCAGCACCCCGACGCCGACATCGAGGCGCTGCGGGTCCACCTGGGCGTCCAGCGGTGGCTGGTGTGGGGCGGCTCGTGGGGTGTCACCCTCGGCCTCGCCTACGCGCAGGCGCACCCGGAGCGGGTGACCGGGCTGGTGCTCTCGGGGGGTGACCAACGGTGA
- a CDS encoding universal stress protein: MTGTIVVGVDGSTESLHALGWALSEARRREAELTAVIAWQPTTPIPSSMGALGMAETVEPVDVDHHQVNKERLDEAVAEVLRGEEHPVRTVVRQGYAGDVLTEEAKGADLLVVGSHGHGRVYSAVLGSVSADCVRKATCPVVVIPAKLDVR; the protein is encoded by the coding sequence ATGACAGGCACGATCGTGGTGGGTGTGGACGGCTCGACGGAAAGCCTCCACGCCCTGGGCTGGGCCCTGTCCGAAGCCCGCCGCCGGGAGGCCGAGCTGACCGCCGTGATCGCGTGGCAGCCCACGACCCCGATCCCGTCCTCGATGGGCGCGCTGGGCATGGCGGAGACGGTCGAACCCGTCGACGTGGACCACCACCAGGTCAACAAGGAGCGGCTGGACGAGGCCGTGGCCGAGGTGCTGCGCGGCGAGGAGCACCCGGTGCGCACGGTGGTGCGCCAGGGTTACGCCGGGGACGTGCTCACCGAGGAGGCCAAGGGCGCGGACCTGTTGGTGGTCGGCAGCCACGGGCACGGCCGGGTGTACTCGGCGGTGCTGGGCTCGGTGAGCGCGGACTGCGTGCGCAAGGCGACCTGCCCCGTGGTGGTGATCCCGGCGAAGCTGGACGTGCGGTAG
- a CDS encoding LacI family DNA-binding transcriptional regulator → MTGRGDTRPTLEDVAAYAGVSRSTASRALNEEAYVSARSREKVLDAARELGYSPNQAARSLVTRRTNAVALVLSEPERVVLEDPYFAAVVRGAFRELSAVGCQMLMMLVDNREDVPGTVRFLEGGHVDGALVFASHKGDPLPTALSLLRLPMVFGGGRPGSSTKGLHLVDFDNEGGARLAVEHLRALGRERITHVMGPQDQRSAVDRMTGWRKALGLDERAAARLAAEGDFTIEGGESAMRQLLTRVPNLDAVFAANDPMAAGVLRALHRAGRRVPEDVAVVGFDNHRGVAEATTPALTTVHQDPRGQVRQMVETLQQLIEGEAVPAKRQVLGVELVVRDSA, encoded by the coding sequence GTGACGGGCCGAGGCGACACGCGGCCGACGCTGGAGGACGTCGCGGCGTACGCCGGGGTCTCCCGGTCGACGGCGTCCCGGGCGCTCAACGAGGAGGCCTACGTCAGCGCGCGGTCCCGGGAGAAGGTGCTGGACGCGGCGCGCGAGCTGGGCTACTCCCCCAACCAGGCGGCGCGCTCCCTGGTCACCCGCCGCACCAACGCGGTGGCCCTGGTGCTGTCCGAGCCGGAGCGGGTGGTGCTGGAGGACCCGTACTTCGCGGCGGTGGTGCGCGGGGCGTTCCGGGAGCTGTCCGCGGTGGGCTGCCAGATGCTGATGATGCTGGTGGACAACCGCGAGGACGTGCCGGGCACGGTGCGCTTCCTGGAGGGCGGCCACGTCGACGGCGCCCTGGTCTTCGCCTCGCACAAGGGCGATCCGCTGCCCACGGCCCTGAGCCTGCTGCGCCTGCCGATGGTCTTCGGCGGCGGCCGCCCGGGCAGCTCCACCAAGGGCCTGCACCTGGTGGACTTCGACAACGAGGGCGGCGCGCGGCTGGCGGTCGAGCACCTGCGGGCGCTGGGCCGCGAGCGCATCACGCACGTGATGGGCCCGCAGGACCAGCGCTCCGCGGTGGACCGCATGACGGGCTGGCGCAAGGCCCTCGGTCTGGACGAGCGCGCCGCCGCCCGCCTGGCGGCCGAGGGCGACTTCACCATCGAGGGCGGCGAGTCGGCGATGCGCCAGCTGCTCACCCGGGTCCCGAACCTGGACGCGGTCTTCGCCGCCAACGACCCGATGGCCGCGGGTGTGCTGCGGGCGCTGCACCGCGCCGGTCGGCGGGTCCCGGAGGACGTGGCCGTGGTCGGCTTCGACAACCACCGGGGCGTGGCCGAGGCCACCACACCCGCGCTGACCACCGTGCACCAGGACCCCCGGGGGCAGGTGCGGCAGATGGTGGAGACGTTGCAGCAGCTCATCGAGGGTGAGGCGGTGCCGGCCAAGCGCCAGGTGCTGGGCGTGGAGCTGGTGGTGCGGGACTCGGCCTGA
- a CDS encoding GNAT family N-acetyltransferase, with translation MEVTEVPWTDPVGAALREAQRAELFSRYGPENPEPGPHPTAEDVHAFLLARTPDGAPVGCGALRILAPGTAELKRMYVIPPARGTGVATTLLRALESRAREAEIRTLVLEAGTEQPEAIRFYRREGYREIPLFGPYVDSPLSRCFRLDL, from the coding sequence TTGGAGGTCACCGAGGTCCCCTGGACCGATCCGGTGGGCGCCGCCCTGCGCGAGGCCCAGCGCGCCGAGCTGTTCTCCCGTTACGGCCCGGAGAACCCGGAACCGGGCCCGCACCCCACGGCCGAGGACGTGCACGCCTTCCTGCTCGCCCGCACCCCGGACGGGGCACCGGTGGGCTGCGGCGCCCTGCGGATCCTGGCCCCGGGCACGGCCGAGCTGAAACGCATGTACGTCATCCCGCCGGCCCGGGGCACCGGCGTGGCCACCACCCTGTTGCGCGCCTTGGAGTCCCGGGCCCGCGAGGCCGAGATCCGCACCCTGGTGCTGGAGGCCGGCACGGAGCAGCCGGAAGCCATCCGCTTCTACCGCCGCGAGGGCTACCGCGAGATCCCGCTGTTCGGCCCCTACGTCGACTCGCCGTTGTCCCGCTGCTTCCGCCTGGACCTCTAG
- a CDS encoding glycosyl hydrolase family 18 protein — MAALALVTAATGVLAGLASPTAPAASAAPLGTTAAAALPPGFKSVGYMPSWSGSVGSIQYTKLTHINYAFVLPNGNGTLQAVPDPNKLRDLVSRAHAAGVKVSIAVGGWNDGNDSAFEQLAGNAGSRTTFVNALVGLVSQYGLDGVDMDWEYPDPGQSATNYTAMMRQLGTELHNRGKLLTAAVVSEGGTAGGVQPEVFGIVDWLNIMAYDGGSPHANYDWSVNSINFWKGRGLPKAKAVFGVPFYSRPNYLTYSQIVAMNPNNANQDCIQASGAQQCYNGVPTIKRKTQWAVANAGGMMNWELSQDTNNGTSLVSAIFDAAGGTTPPPTGRTGQITGIAGKCVDVAGANAANGTAVQIYGCNNTEAQTWTVSGDTLRALGKCLDATGNGTANGTTLQLWDCSGGANQVWQAQANGTLRNPQSGRCVDATGNSSADGTRLQLWDCAATANQVWRLPA; from the coding sequence GTGGCGGCCCTCGCCCTCGTCACGGCGGCCACCGGTGTGCTGGCCGGACTGGCCTCGCCCACCGCCCCGGCCGCCTCCGCCGCACCACTGGGGACCACCGCGGCGGCCGCGCTGCCGCCCGGTTTCAAGAGCGTCGGGTACATGCCGTCGTGGTCGGGCAGCGTGGGCAGCATCCAGTACACCAAGCTGACGCACATCAACTACGCGTTCGTGCTGCCCAACGGCAACGGCACCCTCCAGGCCGTGCCCGACCCGAACAAGCTGCGCGACCTGGTCTCCCGGGCCCACGCCGCCGGGGTGAAGGTCTCGATCGCGGTCGGCGGCTGGAACGACGGCAACGACTCCGCCTTCGAGCAGCTCGCGGGCAACGCCGGGTCCCGCACCACCTTCGTCAACGCCTTGGTCGGCCTGGTCAGCCAGTACGGCCTGGACGGTGTGGACATGGACTGGGAGTACCCGGACCCCGGCCAGTCCGCCACCAACTACACCGCGATGATGCGCCAGCTCGGCACCGAGCTGCACAACCGGGGCAAGCTGCTCACCGCGGCCGTGGTGTCCGAGGGCGGCACCGCGGGCGGCGTGCAGCCCGAGGTGTTCGGCATCGTCGACTGGCTCAACATCATGGCCTACGACGGCGGCAGCCCGCACGCCAACTACGACTGGTCGGTCAACTCGATCAACTTCTGGAAGGGCCGAGGCCTGCCCAAGGCCAAGGCGGTCTTCGGCGTGCCGTTCTACAGCCGCCCCAACTACCTCACCTACAGCCAGATCGTGGCGATGAACCCCAACAACGCCAACCAGGACTGCATCCAGGCCAGCGGGGCCCAGCAGTGCTACAACGGCGTGCCCACGATCAAGCGCAAGACCCAGTGGGCGGTGGCCAACGCGGGCGGCATGATGAACTGGGAGCTGTCCCAGGACACCAACAACGGCACCTCACTGGTGAGCGCGATCTTCGACGCGGCGGGCGGCACCACCCCGCCGCCCACCGGCCGCACCGGGCAGATCACCGGGATCGCGGGCAAGTGCGTCGACGTCGCCGGGGCCAACGCGGCCAACGGCACCGCGGTGCAGATCTACGGCTGCAACAACACCGAGGCGCAGACCTGGACCGTGTCCGGCGACACCCTCCGGGCGCTGGGCAAGTGCCTGGACGCCACCGGCAACGGCACGGCCAACGGCACCACGCTCCAGCTGTGGGACTGCTCGGGCGGTGCCAACCAGGTCTGGCAGGCCCAGGCCAACGGCACGCTGCGCAACCCGCAGTCCGGCCGGTGCGTGGACGCCACCGGCAACAGCTCAGCGGACGGCACGCGCCTGCAGCTGTGGGACTGCGCGGCCACCGCGAACCAGGTGTGGCGCCTGCCCGCCTGA
- a CDS encoding LacI family DNA-binding transcriptional regulator, with product MKRPTISDIAKAAGVSKGAASYALNGRPGVSETTRQRVLAIADELGWVASSAARSLSDGKAGAIGLVVDRPARVLGIEPFFMQLISGVQDALANGPVALLWQVADNAEAELAAYRTWWAQRRVDGVLLMDLRINDPRVKLVHDVGLPAVALAGPEGAGGLPCVWTDDGVAIAEVVEHLVSLGHRRIARVAGPAYFEHTRLRSLAFTAATARQGLTGGRTVHTDYSDEEGARATRDLLAGPDRPTALLFDNDVMAVAALGAAQEMGIAVPEELSLVAWDDSVLCRLVRPSLTAVRRPIAERGATAANMLVEVVAGRGGGEIRTADPVLVQRGSTAPVS from the coding sequence GTGAAGCGTCCCACGATCTCCGACATCGCCAAGGCGGCGGGCGTGTCCAAGGGTGCCGCGAGCTACGCGCTCAACGGGCGGCCCGGGGTCTCGGAGACGACGCGGCAACGGGTGCTGGCCATCGCCGACGAGCTCGGCTGGGTGGCCAGCAGCGCGGCCCGGTCCCTCTCCGACGGCAAGGCCGGTGCGATCGGCCTGGTGGTCGACCGACCGGCCCGGGTGCTGGGCATCGAGCCCTTCTTCATGCAGCTGATCTCCGGGGTCCAGGACGCCCTGGCCAACGGGCCGGTCGCCCTGCTGTGGCAAGTGGCCGACAACGCCGAGGCCGAGCTGGCCGCCTACCGCACCTGGTGGGCCCAGCGCCGGGTGGACGGTGTGCTGCTGATGGACCTGCGCATCAACGACCCCCGGGTCAAGCTCGTGCACGACGTGGGCCTGCCCGCGGTGGCGCTGGCCGGGCCGGAGGGCGCGGGCGGCCTGCCGTGCGTGTGGACCGACGACGGCGTGGCCATCGCCGAGGTGGTGGAGCACCTGGTGTCCCTGGGGCACCGGCGCATCGCGCGGGTGGCCGGGCCCGCCTACTTCGAGCACACCCGTCTGCGCTCGCTGGCCTTCACCGCCGCCACCGCGCGCCAGGGCCTGACCGGCGGGCGGACCGTGCACACCGACTACTCCGACGAGGAGGGCGCGCGGGCCACCCGGGACCTGCTGGCGGGCCCGGACCGGCCGACCGCGCTGCTGTTCGACAACGACGTGATGGCGGTGGCCGCCCTCGGCGCGGCCCAGGAGATGGGCATCGCCGTCCCCGAGGAGCTGTCCCTGGTGGCCTGGGACGACTCGGTGCTGTGCCGCCTGGTCCGCCCCTCCCTGACGGCGGTGCGCCGCCCGATCGCCGAACGCGGTGCGACGGCGGCGAACATGCTCGTGGAGGTGGTCGCGGGCCGGGGCGGCGGCGAGATCCGCACGGCCGACCCGGTGCTCGTCCAGCGCGGCAGCACGGCCCCGGTCAGCTGA
- a CDS encoding DinB family protein, whose product MTDQQWNTLLRDQADWHWTNQLRPRLAGLTDEEYLWEPVPGCWNVRPRGTGTAPIQGGSGEVTIDFAFPAPEPEPFTTIAWRLGHVIVGVLAMRNASHFGREATDYNTFAYAATAEEALAQLDAEYALWSEGVRSLGEEGLLKPCGEAEGPFAEYPMAALVLHINRELIHHLAEVSLLRDLHLHRKAN is encoded by the coding sequence ATGACCGACCAGCAGTGGAACACCCTGCTCCGCGACCAGGCCGACTGGCACTGGACCAACCAGCTGCGCCCGCGCCTGGCGGGCCTGACCGACGAGGAGTACCTCTGGGAGCCGGTGCCCGGGTGCTGGAACGTGCGTCCGCGCGGCACCGGCACCGCGCCCATCCAGGGCGGCTCCGGTGAGGTGACCATCGACTTCGCCTTCCCGGCCCCGGAGCCCGAGCCGTTCACCACCATCGCCTGGCGGCTGGGCCACGTGATCGTCGGGGTGCTCGCCATGCGCAACGCCTCGCACTTCGGCCGCGAGGCCACCGACTACAACACCTTCGCCTACGCCGCCACGGCCGAGGAGGCGCTGGCCCAGCTGGACGCCGAGTACGCGCTCTGGTCCGAGGGCGTGCGCTCGCTCGGCGAGGAGGGGCTGCTGAAACCGTGCGGCGAGGCCGAGGGCCCGTTCGCCGAGTACCCGATGGCCGCGCTCGTGCTGCACATCAACCGCGAGCTCATCCACCACCTGGCCGAAGTGTCCCTGCTCCGCGACCTCCACCTGCACCGGAAGGCGAACTGA
- a CDS encoding VOC family protein has product MARDLQITVDCADPAALSEFWAQALDYRLQPPPPGFDSWPQALTAFGVPPEEHNARSAAVDPEGRGPRLFFQRVPEGKQAKNRLHLDIRAAPGLEGEERMSVLEAEAKRLVDLGATRVERHDPAPPFGGGHLIMTDPEGNEFCLD; this is encoded by the coding sequence ATGGCCCGCGACCTCCAGATCACCGTCGACTGCGCCGACCCGGCCGCCCTGTCCGAGTTCTGGGCCCAGGCCCTGGACTACCGGCTCCAGCCCCCGCCGCCGGGCTTCGACTCCTGGCCGCAGGCCCTGACCGCGTTCGGCGTCCCGCCCGAGGAACACAACGCCCGGTCGGCCGCCGTCGACCCCGAGGGCCGGGGCCCGCGCCTGTTCTTCCAGCGCGTCCCGGAGGGCAAACAGGCCAAGAACCGCCTGCACCTGGACATCCGCGCGGCCCCCGGCCTGGAGGGCGAGGAGCGGATGAGCGTGCTGGAGGCGGAGGCGAAACGGCTGGTCGACCTCGGCGCCACCCGGGTCGAGCGGCACGACCCGGCCCCGCCCTTCGGCGGCGGGCACCTGATCATGACCGACCCGGAGGGCAACGAGTTCTGCCTGGACTGA
- a CDS encoding TetR/AcrR family transcriptional regulator, producing MARTADTAEQGRRISAAVWRIMAEAGPQKLTLRAVAAAAGCTTGLVLHRFPDKQALLRHARDLLHERTGTAMAALEAEAGSPEEAVRALVHYAAATDADKLHEARVWLGYLAAALSEEPLAERHREANRAFLDRVEGHIARARPRWGAARRANAALTLVALVEGMNALATADPETYSPARQGAALDGVLAGLGLS from the coding sequence GTGGCCAGGACAGCGGACACGGCGGAGCAGGGGCGGCGGATCTCGGCCGCGGTGTGGCGGATCATGGCCGAGGCCGGGCCGCAGAAGCTCACCCTGCGCGCGGTGGCCGCGGCCGCCGGGTGCACCACCGGCCTCGTGCTGCACCGGTTCCCGGACAAGCAGGCGTTGCTGCGGCACGCCCGCGACCTGTTGCACGAGCGCACCGGCACGGCCATGGCCGCCCTGGAGGCCGAGGCCGGATCACCCGAGGAGGCGGTGCGCGCGCTCGTGCACTACGCGGCCGCCACCGACGCCGACAAGCTGCACGAGGCCCGGGTCTGGCTCGGCTACCTGGCCGCCGCGTTGAGCGAGGAGCCCCTGGCGGAGCGGCACCGGGAGGCCAACCGGGCGTTCCTGGACCGGGTCGAGGGGCACATCGCGCGGGCCCGGCCCCGCTGGGGTGCGGCCCGGCGGGCCAACGCCGCGCTCACCCTCGTCGCGCTCGTGGAGGGGATGAACGCCTTGGCCACCGCCGATCCCGAGACCTACTCCCCCGCCCGCCAGGGTGCCGCGCTGGACGGGGTGCTGGCCGGGCTCGGCCTCAGCTGA
- a CDS encoding alpha/beta hydrolase — MGARRRGLRRGVALGTAALAVSAGLVPVAGAAPPNGPDSDLAATPVLDWTPCPSPPGARCATAQVPLSYRDPGGPKISLALMKRPARDPANRIGTVFNNPGGPGSSGRVPPRLTPAVADRFDIVGFDPRGTNRSSPVTCSADPADDAKLSPAFPVTEAEETEAIRSVGEVTARCARHAGPLLGHMSTANVARDLDLLRRAVGDRQLTYLGTSYGTHLGEVYANLYPGRVRAVVLDGVLDPREWTTGKRPGQGGEPFVHRIGSHLGAQAALRTLLRECAAHAQCEFGGPGATEQSLQRKYDDLLARLRQGPITLTGAQGGKQEITYRELVDRMLRGLYGWDAAEFMTPFLQRLHLAAQDPAAAAVPVRIPEATAPRYAEEEPPIAWNTWWSAVACADSDNPRDPREVGRYARAAEAEAPGFASAWVYRSLVCSSWPVTDPDRYTGPWNKPTANPVLLVGNRRGDPATPYEDAAATSALLGRGRLLTADIAGHGVVYDGRNACVDRWVDGYLTTLALPPEGTVCAAERGPFDPA, encoded by the coding sequence ATGGGAGCACGACGCAGGGGGCTGCGGCGCGGGGTCGCGCTGGGCACCGCGGCCTTGGCGGTGTCGGCGGGGCTGGTCCCCGTGGCCGGGGCCGCGCCGCCGAACGGGCCGGACTCCGATCTCGCCGCCACACCCGTGCTCGACTGGACGCCGTGCCCGTCGCCGCCCGGGGCGCGGTGCGCCACCGCGCAGGTGCCGCTGTCCTACCGGGACCCGGGCGGTCCGAAGATCTCGCTGGCGCTGATGAAGCGGCCAGCCAGGGACCCGGCGAACCGGATCGGCACGGTCTTCAACAACCCCGGCGGGCCGGGCAGCAGCGGCCGGGTGCCGCCGCGGCTGACCCCGGCGGTGGCCGACCGGTTCGACATCGTCGGGTTCGACCCGCGCGGTACCAACCGCTCCAGTCCGGTCACCTGTTCGGCAGACCCGGCCGACGACGCGAAGCTGAGCCCGGCCTTCCCGGTCACCGAGGCCGAGGAGACCGAGGCGATCCGGTCGGTCGGCGAGGTCACCGCGCGCTGCGCGCGGCACGCCGGGCCGCTGCTGGGGCACATGTCCACCGCCAACGTGGCCCGGGACCTCGACCTGCTGCGCCGCGCCGTCGGCGACCGGCAGCTGACCTACCTCGGCACCTCCTACGGCACACACCTGGGCGAGGTCTACGCCAACCTGTACCCGGGGCGTGTGCGGGCCGTGGTGCTGGACGGCGTGCTGGACCCGAGGGAGTGGACCACCGGCAAGCGGCCGGGGCAGGGCGGCGAACCCTTCGTCCACCGGATCGGCTCCCACCTCGGCGCCCAGGCCGCGCTGCGCACCCTGCTGCGGGAGTGCGCGGCCCACGCCCAGTGCGAGTTCGGCGGGCCCGGCGCGACCGAGCAGAGCCTGCAACGCAAGTACGACGACCTGCTGGCCAGGCTGCGCCAGGGCCCGATCACCCTCACCGGCGCGCAGGGTGGGAAGCAGGAGATCACCTACCGCGAGCTGGTCGACCGGATGCTGCGCGGGCTCTACGGCTGGGACGCCGCCGAGTTCATGACCCCGTTCCTCCAGCGGCTGCACCTGGCCGCCCAGGACCCGGCCGCCGCGGCCGTGCCGGTGCGGATCCCCGAGGCGACGGCGCCGCGCTACGCCGAGGAGGAACCGCCGATTGCCTGGAACACGTGGTGGAGCGCAGTCGCCTGCGCCGACTCGGACAACCCGCGCGACCCCCGGGAGGTCGGCCGCTACGCGCGTGCGGCCGAGGCCGAGGCCCCCGGGTTCGCCTCCGCGTGGGTCTACCGCTCGCTGGTGTGCTCGAGCTGGCCGGTGACCGACCCCGACCGGTACACCGGGCCGTGGAACAAGCCGACCGCCAACCCGGTGCTGCTCGTGGGCAACCGGCGCGGCGACCCGGCGACGCCGTACGAGGACGCGGCCGCCACCAGCGCGCTGCTCGGGCGGGGCCGCCTGCTCACCGCGGACATCGCCGGGCACGGCGTGGTCTACGACGGCAGGAACGCGTGTGTGGACCGGTGGGTGGACGGCTACCTGACCACCCTGGCGCTGCCGCCCGAGGGCACGGTCTGCGCCGCCGAGCGCGGGCCCTTCGACCCGGCCTAG
- a CDS encoding nuclear transport factor 2 family protein, translating into MTAVHPNAETLRAIYANLDLIGEHLAEDAVLHPATRDVDPDAGPVRGAAAVVRWETELVAATGGTLVMDVQRITANDQFGTVLGTLRAVLGGREYADAFCGVWRFRDGRVVEHWENIHDPHGLRAALAQMRQ; encoded by the coding sequence GTGACGGCCGTCCACCCCAACGCCGAGACCCTGCGCGCCATCTACGCCAACCTCGACCTCATCGGCGAGCACCTGGCCGAGGACGCGGTGCTGCACCCGGCAACCAGGGACGTCGACCCCGACGCGGGCCCGGTGCGCGGCGCGGCCGCCGTGGTGCGGTGGGAGACCGAGCTGGTGGCCGCCACCGGTGGCACGCTGGTGATGGACGTCCAGCGCATCACGGCCAACGACCAGTTCGGCACCGTGCTGGGCACGCTGCGCGCGGTGCTCGGCGGCCGGGAGTACGCCGACGCCTTCTGCGGGGTGTGGCGGTTCCGGGACGGCCGGGTCGTGGAGCACTGGGAGAACATCCACGACCCGCACGGACTGCGCGCGGCGTTGGCACAAATGCGCCAATAG
- a CDS encoding helix-turn-helix transcriptional regulator, whose amino-acid sequence MTVEGTTERVLRLLALLQHRPSWTAADLAAELGVTDRCVRRDVERLRALGYPVHASPGVGGGYQLGAGTRLPPLLLDDEEAIATAVSLRLAAGGTVAGAGEAALRALAKLDQVMPPRLRAEVRAVHGATETLAGQGVEIDAELLVTLARACRDAVRVRFRYTVRDGAASERTVEPVRMVTTGRRWYLMAWDTDRADWRTFRLDRMREATATTWRFRPRDHPDPAAYVQHAVTGAPYRHLARVRLRAPAPEVRSIISPGIGRVDEDRDGWCVLTVGGDNLEWLAMHVARLGYEAEVLEPPELRAAAARLVGSLGALARRGAERE is encoded by the coding sequence GTGACCGTTGAGGGGACCACCGAACGGGTGTTGCGCCTGCTCGCGCTGCTCCAGCACCGGCCGTCCTGGACCGCCGCGGACCTGGCCGCCGAGCTGGGCGTGACCGACCGCTGCGTGCGCCGGGACGTCGAACGCCTGCGCGCGCTGGGCTACCCGGTGCACGCGAGTCCGGGCGTGGGCGGCGGTTACCAGCTGGGCGCGGGCACCCGCCTGCCCCCGCTCCTGCTGGACGACGAGGAGGCGATCGCCACGGCGGTCTCCCTGCGCCTGGCCGCGGGCGGCACGGTGGCGGGCGCGGGCGAGGCGGCCCTGCGCGCCCTGGCCAAACTGGACCAGGTGATGCCGCCGAGGCTGCGCGCGGAGGTCCGGGCGGTGCACGGCGCGACCGAGACCCTGGCTGGCCAGGGCGTGGAGATCGACGCGGAGCTCCTGGTCACCCTGGCCCGCGCCTGCCGCGACGCGGTCCGGGTCCGCTTCCGGTACACCGTCCGCGACGGCGCGGCCAGCGAACGCACGGTCGAACCGGTCCGCATGGTCACCACGGGCCGCCGCTGGTACCTCATGGCCTGGGACACCGACCGCGCGGACTGGCGCACCTTCCGCCTGGACCGCATGCGCGAGGCCACCGCCACCACATGGCGCTTCCGCCCCCGCGACCACCCGGACCCGGCGGCCTACGTCCAGCACGCGGTCACCGGCGCCCCCTACCGCCACCTGGCCCGCGTCCGCCTGCGTGCCCCGGCCCCGGAGGTGCGCTCGATCATCTCGCCCGGGATCGGGCGGGTGGACGAGGACCGCGACGGGTGGTGCGTGCTCACGGTGGGCGGGGACAACCTGGAGTGGCTGGCGATGCACGTGGCGCGGCTCGGGTACGAGGCGGAGGTGCTGGAGCCGCCGGAGCTGCGGGCGGCGGCTGCCCGGTTGGTGGGCAGCCTGGGGGCGCTGGCCCGGCGCGGGGCGGAGCGGGAGTAG